One genomic region from Bubalus bubalis isolate 160015118507 breed Murrah chromosome 24, NDDB_SH_1, whole genome shotgun sequence encodes:
- the ERI2 gene encoding ERI1 exoribonuclease 2 isoform X2, which yields MATKRLARQLGLIRRKSIPPANGNLGRSKSEQLFDYLIIIDFESTCWNDGKCHRNQEIIEFPAVLLNTSTGEIESEFHAYVQPQEHPILSEFCMELTGIKQAQVDEGVPLKICLSQFCKWIQKIQQQKKIIFATTVSDISTSEVKLYWDLGVCLEYECKRKQLLKPVFLNSWIDLRVTYKIFYRRKPKGLSGALQEVGMQFLGREHFGLDDSRNTALLAWKMIRDGCLMKITRSLNKVSTKRNPNIFTRNLNMDQVEETSACTNNTHDPSIYGGEPKNSIKSYKKIQMKSVGVNSPIKVQQDQLQQKDSIKAGLCNVRSCLSLFNATKSWTSLGQLQSSSRNTPMQKQINQHLAFNTNSKSLAVGSELVPVLTTISSFNNVSDMEVSSALDCLPMLADWEDVALLPASQPEQNISCIPPVSDSNVGTSLNSGERVIVLEESEMLSHENFGGTEETPQKSVTSKSIVYKSPHTTIYNIKEAKDPGSDTFGFKLPERKSSNFNSVNSDVSHPLVLGKHRLCLDDSKRNPSSPPLFPPAKKQTFTIHEEKPASSNDSPGAISSWKIVPSVLTSTVNLQEPWKNGKITPPLCKCGRRSKRLTVSNNGPNHGKVFYCCPVGKYQEKRKCCGYFKWEQTLQKERANSIVLSDSPGGLTFSSLETNLICDRNVNFSTKHSLRLRPSMRN from the exons TTGAATTTCCAGCTGTATTACTGAACACATCAACTGGAGAGATTGAATCTGAGTTCCATGCTTATGTTCAGCCTCAGGAACATCCAATTCTTTCTGAATTTTGCATGGAACTGACAGGCATAAAGCAG GCTCAAGTTGATGAAGGAGTCCCTCTGAAGATTTGTTTATCTCAGTTCTGTAAATGGATTCAGAAGATTCAGcaacagaagaaaattatttttgctacTACAGTGTCAGATATTTCCACTTCTGAAGTAAAATTAT ACTGGGACTTGGGGGTTTGCCTGGAGTAtgaatgtaaaagaaaacaaCTGTTAAAACCTGTGTTCCTTAATTCTTGGATTGATCTCAGAGTAACTTACAAG ATTTTCTATAGAAGAAAACCAAAAGGACTCAGTGGTGCCCTGCAGGAAGTGGGAATGCAATTCTTGGGGCGAGAACATTTTG GGTTGGATGATTCTCGGAATACTGCccttcttgcttggaaaatgatCAGGGATGGTTGCTTAATGAAGATTACAAGGTCTTTGAACAAG GTTTCCACTAAGAGGAATCCTAACATTTTCACCAGAAATTTGAATATGGATCAAGTTGAAGAAACATCAGCCTGTACCAATAACACTCATGATCCCAGCATATATGGTGGGGAGcctaaaaattcaataaaatcttACAAGAAAATTCAAATGAAGTCAGTTGGTGTGAATTCTCCTATAAAGGTACAGCAGGATCAGTTACAACAAAAGGACAGCATAAAAGCAGGTCTTTGCAATGTCAGAAGCTGTTTATCTCTCTTTAATGCTACTAAGTCCTGGACTTCTCTGGGGCAGTTGCAGTCTTCCAGCCGGAATACACCTATGCAGAAGCAAATAAACCAACATCTTGCATTTAATACCAATTCTAAGTCTTTAGCAGTTGGTTCAGAACTGGTACCTGTTTTAACTACCATTTCATCTTTTAATAATGTTTCTGATATGGAAGTGAGTTCTGCTCTTGACTGTTTACCTATGTTGGCTGATTGGGAGGATGTAGCTTTACTGCCAGCATCTCAGCCCGAGCAAAATATATCTTGTATACCTCCCGTTAGTGACTCAAATGTAGGCACTTCACTTAATTCTGGAGAAAGAGTAATAGTTTTAGAAGAATCTGAAATGTTAAGTCATGAAAACTTTGGAGGCACAGAAGAAACTCCTCAAAAATCTGTTACCTCTAAGTCTATTGTATATAAGAGTCCCCATACTACTATTTATAATATAAAGGAAGCCAAAGATCCAGGTTCAGATACTTTTGGCTTTAAATTACCTGAACGTAAATCAAGTAATTTCAACAGTGTTAATTCCGATGTGTCTCATCCTTTAGTTTTGGGGAAACATCGTCTTTGTTTAGATGATAGTAAAAGGAATCCATCCAGTCCTCCACTTTTCCCACCAGCAAAAAAACAGACTTTCACTATTCATGAAGAAAAGCCTGCATCATCTAATGACTCCCCAGGAGCAATTTCTTCCTGGAAGATTGTCCCTTCTGTCTTAACTTCTACAGTTAATCTGCAAGAGCCTtggaagaatggaaaaataacacCTCCTTTATGCAAGTGTGGCCGAAGATCTAAGAGACTTACTGTTTCTAATAATGGACCAAACCATGGAAAAGTCTTCTATTGTTGTCCTGTTGGGAAGtaccaagaaaagagaaaatgttgtGGTTATTTCAAGTGGGAACAAACACTTCAAAAGGAAAGAGCGAACAGTATAGTTCTATCTGATTCCCCAGGAGGACTCACTTTTAGTTCTCTAGAAACAAACCTTATTTGTGACAGAAATGTAAATTTCTCTACTAAACATTCATTGAGACTCAGACCTTCAATGAGAAATTGA
- the ERI2 gene encoding ERI1 exoribonuclease 2 isoform X1, which produces MATKRLARQLGLIRRKSIPPANGNLGRSKSEQLFDYLIIIDFESTCWNDGKCHRNQEIIEFPAVLLNTSTGEIESEFHAYVQPQEHPILSEFCMELTGIKQAQVDEGVPLKICLSQFCKWIQKIQQQKKIIFATTVSDISTSEVKLCAFVTWSDWDLGVCLEYECKRKQLLKPVFLNSWIDLRVTYKIFYRRKPKGLSGALQEVGMQFLGREHFGLDDSRNTALLAWKMIRDGCLMKITRSLNKVSTKRNPNIFTRNLNMDQVEETSACTNNTHDPSIYGGEPKNSIKSYKKIQMKSVGVNSPIKVQQDQLQQKDSIKAGLCNVRSCLSLFNATKSWTSLGQLQSSSRNTPMQKQINQHLAFNTNSKSLAVGSELVPVLTTISSFNNVSDMEVSSALDCLPMLADWEDVALLPASQPEQNISCIPPVSDSNVGTSLNSGERVIVLEESEMLSHENFGGTEETPQKSVTSKSIVYKSPHTTIYNIKEAKDPGSDTFGFKLPERKSSNFNSVNSDVSHPLVLGKHRLCLDDSKRNPSSPPLFPPAKKQTFTIHEEKPASSNDSPGAISSWKIVPSVLTSTVNLQEPWKNGKITPPLCKCGRRSKRLTVSNNGPNHGKVFYCCPVGKYQEKRKCCGYFKWEQTLQKERANSIVLSDSPGGLTFSSLETNLICDRNVNFSTKHSLRLRPSMRN; this is translated from the exons TTGAATTTCCAGCTGTATTACTGAACACATCAACTGGAGAGATTGAATCTGAGTTCCATGCTTATGTTCAGCCTCAGGAACATCCAATTCTTTCTGAATTTTGCATGGAACTGACAGGCATAAAGCAG GCTCAAGTTGATGAAGGAGTCCCTCTGAAGATTTGTTTATCTCAGTTCTGTAAATGGATTCAGAAGATTCAGcaacagaagaaaattatttttgctacTACAGTGTCAGATATTTCCACTTCTGAAGTAAAATTATGTGCGTTTGTTACTTGGTCAG ACTGGGACTTGGGGGTTTGCCTGGAGTAtgaatgtaaaagaaaacaaCTGTTAAAACCTGTGTTCCTTAATTCTTGGATTGATCTCAGAGTAACTTACAAG ATTTTCTATAGAAGAAAACCAAAAGGACTCAGTGGTGCCCTGCAGGAAGTGGGAATGCAATTCTTGGGGCGAGAACATTTTG GGTTGGATGATTCTCGGAATACTGCccttcttgcttggaaaatgatCAGGGATGGTTGCTTAATGAAGATTACAAGGTCTTTGAACAAG GTTTCCACTAAGAGGAATCCTAACATTTTCACCAGAAATTTGAATATGGATCAAGTTGAAGAAACATCAGCCTGTACCAATAACACTCATGATCCCAGCATATATGGTGGGGAGcctaaaaattcaataaaatcttACAAGAAAATTCAAATGAAGTCAGTTGGTGTGAATTCTCCTATAAAGGTACAGCAGGATCAGTTACAACAAAAGGACAGCATAAAAGCAGGTCTTTGCAATGTCAGAAGCTGTTTATCTCTCTTTAATGCTACTAAGTCCTGGACTTCTCTGGGGCAGTTGCAGTCTTCCAGCCGGAATACACCTATGCAGAAGCAAATAAACCAACATCTTGCATTTAATACCAATTCTAAGTCTTTAGCAGTTGGTTCAGAACTGGTACCTGTTTTAACTACCATTTCATCTTTTAATAATGTTTCTGATATGGAAGTGAGTTCTGCTCTTGACTGTTTACCTATGTTGGCTGATTGGGAGGATGTAGCTTTACTGCCAGCATCTCAGCCCGAGCAAAATATATCTTGTATACCTCCCGTTAGTGACTCAAATGTAGGCACTTCACTTAATTCTGGAGAAAGAGTAATAGTTTTAGAAGAATCTGAAATGTTAAGTCATGAAAACTTTGGAGGCACAGAAGAAACTCCTCAAAAATCTGTTACCTCTAAGTCTATTGTATATAAGAGTCCCCATACTACTATTTATAATATAAAGGAAGCCAAAGATCCAGGTTCAGATACTTTTGGCTTTAAATTACCTGAACGTAAATCAAGTAATTTCAACAGTGTTAATTCCGATGTGTCTCATCCTTTAGTTTTGGGGAAACATCGTCTTTGTTTAGATGATAGTAAAAGGAATCCATCCAGTCCTCCACTTTTCCCACCAGCAAAAAAACAGACTTTCACTATTCATGAAGAAAAGCCTGCATCATCTAATGACTCCCCAGGAGCAATTTCTTCCTGGAAGATTGTCCCTTCTGTCTTAACTTCTACAGTTAATCTGCAAGAGCCTtggaagaatggaaaaataacacCTCCTTTATGCAAGTGTGGCCGAAGATCTAAGAGACTTACTGTTTCTAATAATGGACCAAACCATGGAAAAGTCTTCTATTGTTGTCCTGTTGGGAAGtaccaagaaaagagaaaatgttgtGGTTATTTCAAGTGGGAACAAACACTTCAAAAGGAAAGAGCGAACAGTATAGTTCTATCTGATTCCCCAGGAGGACTCACTTTTAGTTCTCTAGAAACAAACCTTATTTGTGACAGAAATGTAAATTTCTCTACTAAACATTCATTGAGACTCAGACCTTCAATGAGAAATTGA
- the ERI2 gene encoding ERI1 exoribonuclease 2 isoform X3, with amino-acid sequence MELTGIKQAQVDEGVPLKICLSQFCKWIQKIQQQKKIIFATTVSDISTSEVKLCAFVTWSDWDLGVCLEYECKRKQLLKPVFLNSWIDLRVTYKIFYRRKPKGLSGALQEVGMQFLGREHFGLDDSRNTALLAWKMIRDGCLMKITRSLNKVSTKRNPNIFTRNLNMDQVEETSACTNNTHDPSIYGGEPKNSIKSYKKIQMKSVGVNSPIKVQQDQLQQKDSIKAGLCNVRSCLSLFNATKSWTSLGQLQSSSRNTPMQKQINQHLAFNTNSKSLAVGSELVPVLTTISSFNNVSDMEVSSALDCLPMLADWEDVALLPASQPEQNISCIPPVSDSNVGTSLNSGERVIVLEESEMLSHENFGGTEETPQKSVTSKSIVYKSPHTTIYNIKEAKDPGSDTFGFKLPERKSSNFNSVNSDVSHPLVLGKHRLCLDDSKRNPSSPPLFPPAKKQTFTIHEEKPASSNDSPGAISSWKIVPSVLTSTVNLQEPWKNGKITPPLCKCGRRSKRLTVSNNGPNHGKVFYCCPVGKYQEKRKCCGYFKWEQTLQKERANSIVLSDSPGGLTFSSLETNLICDRNVNFSTKHSLRLRPSMRN; translated from the exons ATGGAACTGACAGGCATAAAGCAG GCTCAAGTTGATGAAGGAGTCCCTCTGAAGATTTGTTTATCTCAGTTCTGTAAATGGATTCAGAAGATTCAGcaacagaagaaaattatttttgctacTACAGTGTCAGATATTTCCACTTCTGAAGTAAAATTATGTGCGTTTGTTACTTGGTCAG ACTGGGACTTGGGGGTTTGCCTGGAGTAtgaatgtaaaagaaaacaaCTGTTAAAACCTGTGTTCCTTAATTCTTGGATTGATCTCAGAGTAACTTACAAG ATTTTCTATAGAAGAAAACCAAAAGGACTCAGTGGTGCCCTGCAGGAAGTGGGAATGCAATTCTTGGGGCGAGAACATTTTG GGTTGGATGATTCTCGGAATACTGCccttcttgcttggaaaatgatCAGGGATGGTTGCTTAATGAAGATTACAAGGTCTTTGAACAAG GTTTCCACTAAGAGGAATCCTAACATTTTCACCAGAAATTTGAATATGGATCAAGTTGAAGAAACATCAGCCTGTACCAATAACACTCATGATCCCAGCATATATGGTGGGGAGcctaaaaattcaataaaatcttACAAGAAAATTCAAATGAAGTCAGTTGGTGTGAATTCTCCTATAAAGGTACAGCAGGATCAGTTACAACAAAAGGACAGCATAAAAGCAGGTCTTTGCAATGTCAGAAGCTGTTTATCTCTCTTTAATGCTACTAAGTCCTGGACTTCTCTGGGGCAGTTGCAGTCTTCCAGCCGGAATACACCTATGCAGAAGCAAATAAACCAACATCTTGCATTTAATACCAATTCTAAGTCTTTAGCAGTTGGTTCAGAACTGGTACCTGTTTTAACTACCATTTCATCTTTTAATAATGTTTCTGATATGGAAGTGAGTTCTGCTCTTGACTGTTTACCTATGTTGGCTGATTGGGAGGATGTAGCTTTACTGCCAGCATCTCAGCCCGAGCAAAATATATCTTGTATACCTCCCGTTAGTGACTCAAATGTAGGCACTTCACTTAATTCTGGAGAAAGAGTAATAGTTTTAGAAGAATCTGAAATGTTAAGTCATGAAAACTTTGGAGGCACAGAAGAAACTCCTCAAAAATCTGTTACCTCTAAGTCTATTGTATATAAGAGTCCCCATACTACTATTTATAATATAAAGGAAGCCAAAGATCCAGGTTCAGATACTTTTGGCTTTAAATTACCTGAACGTAAATCAAGTAATTTCAACAGTGTTAATTCCGATGTGTCTCATCCTTTAGTTTTGGGGAAACATCGTCTTTGTTTAGATGATAGTAAAAGGAATCCATCCAGTCCTCCACTTTTCCCACCAGCAAAAAAACAGACTTTCACTATTCATGAAGAAAAGCCTGCATCATCTAATGACTCCCCAGGAGCAATTTCTTCCTGGAAGATTGTCCCTTCTGTCTTAACTTCTACAGTTAATCTGCAAGAGCCTtggaagaatggaaaaataacacCTCCTTTATGCAAGTGTGGCCGAAGATCTAAGAGACTTACTGTTTCTAATAATGGACCAAACCATGGAAAAGTCTTCTATTGTTGTCCTGTTGGGAAGtaccaagaaaagagaaaatgttgtGGTTATTTCAAGTGGGAACAAACACTTCAAAAGGAAAGAGCGAACAGTATAGTTCTATCTGATTCCCCAGGAGGACTCACTTTTAGTTCTCTAGAAACAAACCTTATTTGTGACAGAAATGTAAATTTCTCTACTAAACATTCATTGAGACTCAGACCTTCAATGAGAAATTGA